The nucleotide window CCCACGCTCTATGCCCGCGGCGGCGACTGGCCCATGCTGGTGCTGCTTTCGCTTCTGGGGCTGGCGTTGGCTACAATTCGCCGGAGATAGGCGATTGACCCGTCGGGGGCGCGGGGGTACGCACGCCCATTCAACCGTCACAACGGCTTCCTGGCGTGACGGGGATCAACCAATGGAGCGCTTCCCATGACCCGGCAGAATTATATCTTCACCTCCGAGAGCGTCTCGGAAGGCCATCCCGACAAGGTCTGCGACCGTATCTCGGATGCGGTGCTGGACGCCTTCCTGGCCGAAGAGCCCCAGGCCCGCGTCGCCTGCGAGACTTTCGCCACCACCAATCAGGTTGTCGTCGGCGGTGAGGTCGGGCTTTCCGACAAGACCAGGCTTGCCGAATACATGGGGCGGATCGACTCCATCGTGCGCGGCTGCGTGCGCGATATCGGCTATGAGCAGGACAAGTTCCATTGGGCGACGCTCAAGGTTTCGAACCTGCTACACCCGCAATCGGCCCATATCAGCCAGGGCGTGGACCGTGACGGCGCCGGCGATCAGGGCATCATGTTCGGCTATGCCACCGATGAGACGCCGGAACTGATGCCCGCGCCGATCCAGTATTCCCACGCGATCCTGCGGCGGCTGGCTGAGGCGCGCAAATCGGGCGCCGAGCCCACCCTGCGCCCTGATGCCAAGTCGCAGCTGTCGCTGCGCTACGAGAATGGCAAGCCGGTCGAGGTGACGCAGCTGGTTCTGTCCACCCAGCACGCGCTGGAAAGCCAGACCTCGGACGATATCCGCGCACTGGTGGAGCCCTATATCCGCGAGGTGATCCCGGCCGGCTGGCTGACGGAAGCCACCGAATGGCACGTCAACCCGACCGGCACCTTCGTGATCGGCGGCCCCGATGGCGATGCCGGCCTCACCGGGCGCAAGATCATCGTCGACACCTATGGCGGCGCGGCCCCGCATGGCGGCGGCGCGTTCTCCGGCAAGGATCCGACCAAGGTCGACCGCTCGGCCGCCTATGCCGCGCGCTACCTGGCCAAGAACGTGGTGGCCGCCGGCCTTGCCACCCGCTGCGTGATCCAGGTCGCCTATGCCATCGGCGTGGCGCGGCCGCTGGCGATCTATG belongs to Frigidibacter mobilis and includes:
- the metK gene encoding methionine adenosyltransferase, encoding MTRQNYIFTSESVSEGHPDKVCDRISDAVLDAFLAEEPQARVACETFATTNQVVVGGEVGLSDKTRLAEYMGRIDSIVRGCVRDIGYEQDKFHWATLKVSNLLHPQSAHISQGVDRDGAGDQGIMFGYATDETPELMPAPIQYSHAILRRLAEARKSGAEPTLRPDAKSQLSLRYENGKPVEVTQLVLSTQHALESQTSDDIRALVEPYIREVIPAGWLTEATEWHVNPTGTFVIGGPDGDAGLTGRKIIVDTYGGAAPHGGGAFSGKDPTKVDRSAAYAARYLAKNVVAAGLATRCVIQVAYAIGVARPLAIYADTYGTGLVPETEIERAVAEVMDLTPRGIREHLQLNRPIYQRTAAYGHFGRAPEADGGFSWERLDLVEALKKAL